Within Zootoca vivipara chromosome 10, rZooViv1.1, whole genome shotgun sequence, the genomic segment TTCTCTCTAACTTCAGTATATATTCAAGAATCGTATGCAATAGACCACAGAATTTATATCTTTTAGTTAGTTTAAAGAAATTTCTTAATTTAATTAGACTTTTAGATTGTCCTTCATCCCAAAGAACAAtacaaaaacccaacccacattgaaaataaaatttattacaaCAACTTACAGTACAGCAAACAAAAACATCCCCAGAGATTCGGAGGTGGCAGAAACACAACCAACAAACTCATTCCCCAAATGCTTGGGCAAAAGATGTATCTTGAGTGAAAGCTGGAAGTTCTGAATATGGAGGACAACTGCACCTTCGTGGGAAGGGAGTTCTacaagtggggtgccatcatggaAAAGGCCCTATTAGTGAATGTgtgtatgttttgtgtgtgtgatttaattGTGCTTAGAATTATTTAGCTAATCCCCTCAAACATTAgaaatgtatgtacagtggtgcctcactagacgaaattaattcgttccacgggtcttttcttatagcgaaaaattcgtctagcgaatcccataggaatgcactgaatttttttgactttttttgcccataggaacgcattaattgaatttcaatgcattcctatgggaaaccgcaattcgctagacgaatttttcgtaaaatgcattcgtctagcgaggcaacctccgctcgaaaaatcctttcgttaagcggaaatttcgttaagcagagcattcattaagcgaggcaccactgtacattgttaCTAAGTTATCCCCATTGGTGTTAATAGATATGCATTGTTGCTGAGCTAGTCCCCACTGAAATGTTAATTGTGTTTATGTTGATAGTGCGTGCACAACAAATAACAGCCCCATTTTCTAGACCTCTGCAAGTGTAACTGAATGGGTAAATCTGCCAAGATGCACTATTGCCAATGTCTAAATATCTTAATTCACAAGACTCCTAGGAGGCTTACTATTTCTAAGGGGAAGGGACTCATCTTTGCGATCATACCGTACTAGGCTTCTCAGAAGCAGCAAGAGGTCTTGCTGCTTCCACCAAGTGCTCCGGCGGCCAAATACAACATATTGGCAAAAGCTTTGACAGTAAGCCAAAATCTGGGATGGCCACTTATCCTACTCCATTTGTTCCGCATGTCCCAATCATAGCTGGGGGCGGGACAAGAGATGTGGCAATGACATGTTTTGGCTGACTACTAGCTTTCCAACTTCATGGGGGGGGTATTCAAGAAAACCTGGCCCCACCAATTTTATGGCCGTTTGAAAGAAAACTAAGTATAGACATCTTCCATGAGCAACTCCTTTTCTCTttagtgtatttattttttaaaaaaattaaaaactagcCTCCTTACAAATGTGCTGTCTATTGTGCATTTCTGAATTTTTCCAGCAGTCTACAGCTGTGATCCAAAGAAAGCACTCCTGTGCCCATGTTCAGGGCTACCTCTGCAGTTTTTCCAGTTGCAGTACCTACAACTAAGGAATCAAGCCAACCATTAAAAAACAGATACGGTAACAGATACGGTTACTCACATTCTAGATTTAATAGCATATCCTGACTCATTCAAGATGGTCCTAACAGAACACCCTGACTCTCTGGTTTAATTGCTCATCATATATAGCTACCATTACTAAAGTTCCTACTCATAAATGAGCAAAGATTAAATATTAAGTTAAATGAACATGAAGCTGCAAGACGCATAATAAAAATGTACCAAAGAAAAATAGAGTTTAACAGAATCATGCGTAAGAACATTATTCAATGTCCTGCACTGAAAGAGAAGTAATATTCACAGCTTTTCACATCCATTACATTTCTCACTGGAATTTATCAAACTGCAATATGCCAGAACTTCTGGAAACCACAGTTGACAGACTATATAGAATCAAAACTAAATGAAATTAATTTTTCCTACTAATATCCTAAATACCCCAAGTGATTCCATGCCAAACTCTACTTTTTCAGTTCCTACTTTCCATAAATATACGATATTGACTAAGATTTAGTGCCATTAACTGAAGAGAATGGATTTGCACCAGAGGTAGATTTAAAGGAAGAGCATGTGCAAACAACACATTCGTCTAAATATAATATATGCAATATGATATATACCTGCTTTTCCCCTACATGTGTGGTCTCATGTAGCACACCCACTAttctgcaccacacacacacacacacacacacagagagtgcaAAATGGGGGCACCAGAGCTATTATTCTTTAATATATTCAAGGAATCACTTTAAAAAATAGCCCTTTAAACAGAAGCTTCctctaaaaagagaaagagagaattcaCTCCCATATGCATGAAGCACAGTTTAAGCCCAACATCAGTGACCAATCAAAATTAGTGAATGCACTGCATCTCACTGCAGTGAAGAGAAGCGACAAGGTAGGCTGTCATTCTGCTCAGGCTGCCCGGAACAAGCTTTTCCTAAGCAGCCAGGGCTGGTCCTCTTCAGAACGGCTGAGCCTGTGCTGCCTCTGGAGACAAGAAGCCTTCAGTATGTTAAATTACTTTCATTATACATTTTCAGATGCTTATTGATTCTACGGTGGGAAGCGGGAGACTGCAGCAGGCTCTGAAAGCAGCACTGCATGCTGTGTGCATGTGAACAAACAGCGCGGGAACAATGGCACAGCACAAACACAAATTTTCATTAAGGTCCTTTTTCGGAGAGATGCTTTCCACCCTCTTCCCCCTGTACTCTGCTAACAAGtgaggaaaaaaagacaaaaacaaaaactatgaATCCCTCCAAACTGGAACTGTTCCACCAGCTTCGGGAATTTATTCCATCCTCATTAGAGGTAAGGCACATTCCTTATTACAATAAGCAGTAGCTAAGAAACAATGtttgtggaggggagagagagagagattacagtCTCAGCTTAAAATTCTGATTTGactttctgcttttatttttgagGACACTCAGCATTCAAATATGCCTTCTTCCATTTAAAAGGATGGAATCCTTAAACAGTGTTATGTCTGTAAATTCATGCGATCTGGAAGATTACAGTGTTTGTACCTCTTAAGGGATAGCACAGCTTAGGTTTCGGCTGCTAAATAGTTCTTAATGCAGTTAAAATGCTTTCTTCTGTCAAggccattaaatatatatatatatattaggcagCTGCATATGTCGCTAACAGATTCAAATACCCTATAAAGGATCATAaatgcttttttgtgggggatggGTTATATGACTAATCCCAGGTTGCCTATGgggaaattttgtgtgtgtgtttctgttaaaAGCTTTGCTACTGAAGGTATGTCTGAAGAAGTGTAATGCAAATAAGCTTACACAAAGTAAGGAAATCAAAATGCTACTTATAATTCCTAAGAAGCAGTGGAGACTTTTACATGGTCACATGAAGCCAATACATTTGTATGTAAACTAGTCTATTGTTAAAGCTACATTCCACAGTGCTTatgaattgttgtttttttaattgtggaAACATTCAACCCCTAACTACTACTGTATCCTTGGCTTTAACGTAATCTTAAAATATATCTCGTCTAAATTGATCCAAATGGAAAGGTATTTCAGGATGGGGAAGAACAGAAGAGAACTACCATATTCGGAAGTACTTAAATAATTTTGTTAATGTTATATACTCCTACAGAAAACAATTTCACACTGTCTGACAGAAGCCATCTTTCATAGTGTGCAATCAGATGATACTAGACGTATGTAGTCAGTCataattgtatttaaattatTATAGAATCTCTGCTTTTATCATGTTTCATCTTCCTTTTAAAGGGAGCATATAATCTGATTTGGTTTTGTCACCAACAACAAGAAAAACACAGTCGCCCGCAGATCTTCACAACAGCTATCGGGATGTGCTTATTATAATACATGTTTTCAAACCCAGGGATTTACAAGAAAGTTATGGATCTACATTACCCCTTGAATGGCGTGTGATGCATTTTTGGACACAGAGGACTAACAAAGGCACCTGCACAAATACTCAAGGAGAGAAGATTAATTCAGTGGCTTATTGCTGAAGCAAAATGGTGAGCATCTCTTGCAAATGGATTTATAACATAAAACCAGAATTGTGGATATGGCTGATGAATGAAGAAACAGTAACACAAAATTTCCCTGAAGGAATATCTATATAAATACCAGCATGCTAAAATTTGGCTCCAGGCATGCCATATGCAACAATAAAACGCCATTTGCATCACTTAGTACAGTGACTAAAGTTTAAGGGAACTATCCTAACCAGCTGATGTAGTTTATGACCCGAGTTATAGTAGCTACAAATGAGCACACGGTAACTGGATTAATGCAACCAACACACAGCAATTTTTTGACAAACCCAGGACTCCACACTAACGAACAAAAGTACCACACAAGCCAGTGTACAACTATAACAAAAGGGCATTTCTGAAGTCCAGTGTTAATTTCTATTCTGCAGCTTACAtttttagaaatgaaattaaaaagtgGTGCCAAACAATGGAGAAGAGGCTAGAAATTATGAATCACTTACAAAAGTGTTGCTATCCACCAGTGGCTTTTAAAAGGGAGAGACAACTCCTATACACCAGGCTCTAGTCTGTAGGAACCTATAATTAAgcctttttgttcattttttttaaatctgctgcTGAAGTgctgaaacaaaaagaaaaactaaaATATTCCGCAAGGCTGGAAACAGATCGCAGCCATCTTTCTGTTGCCAGGTGAAAACGCATGTCAAAATCTGTCAGTGACACCATGTATGAATTTATGAGAAACCGCTATAGTGAGCTGAAAGGCCCCTGAGGCAACAGAAAACAGGTAGGTCAGATGTTGCATGCACCCAACCTCTGTATTAACATTTACAGAAGAAAAGAGAACAGCTCTGGAGATGCGTTTCATTTTAATTACCTTCCCATCTTGACATCTCTGCTTTTATTTAACTGAACATCTATCTAACTGACTGGTGCGACAAAGACACAATGTTTAAGCTGTCTGTCTAAAAGTTGGCACATGGGGAAATTTTCCATTTTTGTAAGATTTCAGTTTGCATGTTCCTGCAGCTTAGCCTAGTAAAACAGGCTAGGTTATACAGTGTGCCTTGTTTCAGCTTAACTACCTCTAACCTTTCTGAGTTTTTTGTTAACCACTGCAAAGAGTATATAATTTACAATATATCCCTATGGCTAAGACCTCATAAACAGAATAAATTGCCATCTAAGACATTCAAAACTTGCATCTGGTGATAGAGTAACAGCTagtatttttaaagggttttctgCTTTATTTCCTAACCAAACTCTTATAGTATAAAAATCATTGCCCTTCTTTAATAAATATGCCAGCTAATAATTCACCAAAACCCCAACCTATTATTGAAATTTCTGAGTGAAAGgattaataacatttttaaaatgtttactttACAAGGGTGTAAACACGGATATATGAAACAACCAAGACAAATAGGTTTTTGCCAAAATATCTTGCACAGCAactctatgcacatttacctaggagtaagccccagtgaccacaatgggacttacatctgagtaaatagCATTGTCAGAAGGCCTAAGACACAGAAAGTGGTTCTCCTTTCAGAAGCAGTCAATTAGCAAGcatctaaaattattatttttaaatatgtgaCACTGGAATCATAAACTGCCCAGGGCTTATAGCAGAAGTCATATTGCTACAATTAATGCTATTTCAGTAAACTGTAAATCTTCAACATGGGACAGAAGACAACTTTTATAGTATTTTGTGCAGAAACCACACACAAATGCACCACCCACGTAAGTCTGCCTACGTAATCCCACCATGACAAAATATGTATTCTTGTCTAACAAGATGACAAAGACGTTGTGATTAAATTCTCCTGCTTCGTGCAGCTCAACAACTCAACACTATGAAGCCACTCTCTCTGCTAGCAGCTTTAATTTCCTTGAATGAAACATGCTGGGCACATAAAAAAAATAAGTATCAATAGTTTATCAAACCAGTGCGAGACTGTACATACATTTGCAAATCTTTGCGCATATGTACAAACATTCACTTATAACTGCACAATCAATTTATATGCACCCACAACATTTTACACGTATTGATACATCAAAGACAATCACTCGATACAAGACACTTCCAAGTAGATAGCAGTACACCATTCCAATAACATGATTGTAATCTAAAGAAATGATTCAGGGTGGAGTTATCATCTAGAGGAAGAAATGCAAAATGTGTGTTTCTTTCAAATATAGCCACCTCCCTTTCCCCACAAAAGCTTCATATAAAATAATATGGCTAAGTTTCCAACAAGTGCAAAGGTCAAAGCTATGCATGCAGCTTGCATTGCAAATGTTACagccttgttaaaaaaaaaaatcttttttactGCCTTCAATTCCTGCAAGCCAATTCCAAAGTCACCGTTTGTTAATCAAAAGCTAATAAAAACCAAAACCTGCTTTTCTGTAGATGTGTAAATTATTACAAGCATCCAAAAACCAAATAGCTTTATATGTTCTCTCTCATCTTTCAGGGCAAAACaaacttccaacaaaagaatgtgtttctcttccattCTAGAGGTCAACATGCAGTCTGAATCCAACATTACAGTTCGAGATGCCATTGATGACATCAACACAAATATGTACCAACCATTGTCTTATCCATTAAGCTTTCAAGTTTCTCTTACTGGATTTCTGATGCTAGAAATTGTATTGGGACTTGGCAGCAACCTCACCGTATTGGTACTTTACTGCATGAAATCCAACTTAATCAACTCGGTCAGTAACATTATTACAATGAACCTGCACGTCCTTGATGTAATAATTTGTGTGGGATGTATTCCTCTAACTATAGTTATTCTTCTGCTTTCTCTGGAGAGCAACACAGCACTGATCTGCTGCTTCCATGAGGCGTGTGTCTCCTTCGCAAGTGTTTCCACTGCAATCAACGTCTTTGCTATCACTTTGGACCGATACGATATCTCTGTGAAGCCTGCAAATCGGATTTTGACAATGGGAAGGGCTGTAACGCTCATGACATCGATATGGATTGTCTCTTTCTTCGCATTCTTAATTCCATTCATCGAAGTGAACTTCTTCAGTCTTCAAAGTGCCAATACTTGGGAAAATAAGACGCTCTTGTGTGTCAGCACGAATGAATACTACACAGAGCTGGGAATGTACTACCACCTTTTAGTGCAGATTCCTATATATTTTTTCACCGTTATAGTAATGTTAATTACATACAGCAAAATCCTCCAGGCACTCAATATCCGAATAGGCACAAGATTCTCCACGgcacaaaagaaaaaagcaaggaagaaaaaaaccatTTCTTTGTCCACACAACATGAAACTACTGACGTATCCCAAAGCAGTGGAGGGAGAAACGTCGTCTTTGGAGTAAGGACTTCCGTTTCTGTTATAATTGCCCTACGGAGGGCTGTAAAGAGACATCGCGAAAGACGGGAAAGACAGAAGAGAGTCTTCAGGATGTCACTGTTGATCATTTCAACTTTTCTTCTCTGCTGGACGCCAATTACAGTTTTAAATACTACCATTTTATGCTTGGGCCCAAGTGACCTTTTGGTAAAACTGAGATTATGTTTTCTAGTCATGGCATATGGAACTACCATCTTTCATCCTCTACTATACGCATTCACTAGGCAGAAATTTCAGAAAGTtctgaaaagcaaaatgaaaaaacgTGTTGTTTCAATAGTGGAAGCTGACCCCATTCCAAATAATGCTGTTATACACAACTCGTGGATAGAGCCTAAGAGGAACAAGACAATTACTTTTGAAGACCATGAAGTAAGACAGAAATGCTTAGTACCTCAGGTTGTCACAGATTAGATTTCAGTACTCACTGAATCATTTAAGAGGAAACGTTAAGAAGAAGCTGAAGTAAATACTGCCAAATAATGGACGATAGAATTGGGTAGACTGTAAATGTTTGACATGTGCTAAATAGATAAGGCCTGTATATTCTATTTCTTCATTAGTCAAGGTGTGTGTCGCATGGCAGTTTGTTAAGAGTAATACCATGGAAATATTTTGTCATTATGCTGTCCTCCAATATACATCTAcgtaaatattttatataaaaatagcCTTAAAAGGTGTAcacttttaaacatatatatatatatttgagttGCTGTAAATATATAAAGCTTTGTTTTTAAGCTTTCTGCCACCAAAAGAGTTTATTGGCTTGACATAACTTGCGTGACATTAAGGTTTTTAAATCTTTCCAGATGGCTCTCTCTCTTCTGATATATCACACTATATTAATGAACACAAAACTTTTTTATCAGAGCCAGAAATTATAGTTATGTGTCCACTGCATCCCACACATGTTCATCACATGCCACATCTCTGACCTAATCTAAGAATTATTAAATTTTAAGTATCTTTAAAGCCGAAACAACCTGCCCTTACAACCAGTTTTCACAGCAAAAATAAACAGCCTCTCTCATAACATAATGTTAATCTGTTACAGAAATGGTTATATGAAAATGCACTTAAGTGTGAAGTAAAATGGATGAAATAAGGAATGTTCTTCCCATGTTTTCTAGCCACATAAACAAGCCCCGATTATGCTATTCTGATTTCAAAACAATATTTTCTTCCTTCCAGCACTTTCTACTAAGTGTAGCATTGCAATCAAAATGCCAAATCTTCAACAGTTACTTTCCACAAATGCATCACAGGGCAGCAACACAGGTGTTATTATGAGCCCATCCAGACATTAAATTTGTAGTACAGCATTGCTTCATTTGATTTGTAGGATC encodes:
- the GPR22 gene encoding G-protein coupled receptor 22, which gives rise to MCFSSILEVNMQSESNITVRDAIDDINTNMYQPLSYPLSFQVSLTGFLMLEIVLGLGSNLTVLVLYCMKSNLINSVSNIITMNLHVLDVIICVGCIPLTIVILLLSLESNTALICCFHEACVSFASVSTAINVFAITLDRYDISVKPANRILTMGRAVTLMTSIWIVSFFAFLIPFIEVNFFSLQSANTWENKTLLCVSTNEYYTELGMYYHLLVQIPIYFFTVIVMLITYSKILQALNIRIGTRFSTAQKKKARKKKTISLSTQHETTDVSQSSGGRNVVFGVRTSVSVIIALRRAVKRHRERRERQKRVFRMSLLIISTFLLCWTPITVLNTTILCLGPSDLLVKLRLCFLVMAYGTTIFHPLLYAFTRQKFQKVLKSKMKKRVVSIVEADPIPNNAVIHNSWIEPKRNKTITFEDHEVRQKCLVPQVVTD